A genomic stretch from Schaalia odontolytica includes:
- the nuoF gene encoding NADH-quinone oxidoreductase subunit NuoF produces MSTAYVAPGPLTPILTNGWGEERSWTLDSYRGRGGYLGLEKARTMEPADIVAAVKDSGLRGRGGAGFPSGLKWSFLPPADGGPRYLVVNADESEPGTCKDIPLIMGNPHVLIEGIAITSRAIGCDHAFVYLRGEVTHVYRRLLEAVREATEAGVLGDLRITAHAGAGAYICGEETALLDSLEGRRGHPRLKPPFPAVAGLYARPTVVNNVETIAQVAGIFRNSPEWFASMGTEKSKGHGIFSVSGHVNNPGQFEAPFGITMRELIEMAGGIRDGHTLKFWTPGGSSTPIFTEEELDTPLDYESVGAAGSMLGTRALQVFDETVSVVRVITRWSEFYQHESCGKCTPCREGTYWMKQIMLRLERGEGRPGDVDLLDEIAHNIAGRSFCPLGDAAATPIMSGIKRFRDEFEAGLTTPARELFPYEASANYARGGSR; encoded by the coding sequence GTGAGCACCGCATACGTTGCGCCCGGACCGCTGACCCCGATCCTCACCAACGGGTGGGGAGAGGAGCGCTCCTGGACGCTGGACTCCTACCGTGGCCGCGGCGGCTACCTGGGCCTCGAAAAGGCACGCACGATGGAACCCGCCGACATCGTCGCGGCCGTCAAGGACTCCGGTCTGCGAGGCCGTGGCGGCGCAGGCTTCCCGTCAGGCCTCAAGTGGTCCTTCCTGCCCCCGGCCGACGGCGGCCCGCGCTACCTCGTGGTGAACGCCGATGAGTCCGAGCCGGGCACCTGCAAGGACATCCCGCTCATCATGGGCAACCCGCACGTCCTCATTGAGGGTATCGCCATCACGTCGCGCGCTATCGGCTGCGACCACGCGTTCGTCTACCTGCGCGGCGAGGTCACCCACGTGTACCGCCGCCTCCTGGAGGCCGTGCGCGAGGCGACTGAAGCCGGCGTGCTCGGCGACCTGCGCATCACCGCACACGCGGGTGCCGGAGCCTACATCTGCGGCGAAGAGACGGCCCTCCTGGATTCTCTCGAGGGACGCCGAGGCCACCCGCGCCTCAAGCCGCCCTTCCCCGCGGTCGCAGGCCTGTACGCCCGTCCGACGGTCGTCAACAACGTCGAGACCATCGCTCAGGTGGCGGGCATTTTCCGCAACTCGCCCGAGTGGTTCGCATCGATGGGCACCGAGAAGTCCAAGGGCCACGGCATCTTCTCGGTGTCGGGCCACGTGAACAACCCCGGCCAGTTCGAGGCACCCTTCGGCATCACGATGCGCGAACTCATCGAGATGGCGGGCGGCATCCGCGACGGCCACACGCTGAAGTTCTGGACCCCCGGCGGTTCCTCCACCCCGATCTTCACCGAAGAGGAGCTCGACACGCCCCTGGACTACGAGTCCGTGGGCGCGGCCGGTTCGATGCTGGGTACGCGAGCCCTGCAGGTGTTCGACGAGACCGTCTCGGTGGTCCGCGTCATCACCCGCTGGTCCGAGTTCTACCAGCACGAGTCCTGCGGTAAGTGCACGCCCTGTCGCGAAGGCACCTACTGGATGAAGCAAATCATGCTGCGTCTCGAGCGAGGCGAGGGTCGCCCCGGCGACGTCGACCTGCTCGACGAGATCGCGCACAACATCGCGGGCCGCAGCTTCTGCCCGCTGGGCGACGCCGCAGCAACCCCGATCATGTCGGGCATCAAGCGCTTCCGGGACGAGTTCGAGGCCGGGCTCACCACGCCCGCCCGCGAGCTTTTCCCCTACGAGGCGTCCGCTAACTACGCGCGAGGAGGTAGCCGATGA
- a CDS encoding NADH-quinone oxidoreductase subunit G, with the protein MSDAPNMIDVTIDDVQLSVPQGTLVIRAAEQAGIRIPRFCDHPLLAPVAACRQCLVEVGMPDRNTGELRFMPKPQPSCAQTVTPGMVVKTQHTSEVVDRAQRGVMEFLLINHPLDCPVCDKGGECPLQNQALTEGRGKSRFTDAKRTFKKPLRLTSQILLDRERCILCQRCVRFGKEISGDVFMDLQGRGGGTAPTEHHYFMGEQVGGFDSTTLDFFDPKAKEASTSSLSSPYGTDAIVGSINEGELSVAERDVSGRAFASYFSGNIIQICPVGALTAASYRFRARPFDLVSTASVTEHDASGSAIRQDVRRGEVVRRLSGNDPEVNEEWITDKDRFAFEWDKVDRLTYPLVRSDGELVPTSWSDALDRVREGLENAGSSVGFLPGGHLTFEDAWAWSKFARTIVGSDSIDFRSRRCSEEERSFLASHVAGSGLETTYADLESAGQVLLVALEPEDECGAMFLRLRKATRKSGLKVATVAPFTSAGSRKMKAQLLHAAPGAEPGVVDAIAAGGAYADLAEALSGGIILVGERAAQTPGLLSAVVALSERTGARLAWVPRRAGDRAAIEAGLLPGLAPFGRGIDEAGAQSLGWGELPARGLDAEQMIEAAASGELQALVVGGVDVRDFDDPAGVREALDKVPFLVSLEVRASEITDRADVVLPVAPAVEKNGTYINWEGRLRPFGQARSATSLTDRDVFVRLTEEFDLDLGITALSDLYEEVNPLMEWDGATPQFAPVSAQAPVVAGEGEVILASHKPMIDAGRLQDGAPWLAGSARRPVLLASAATLASAGIAPGADATLETERGTITLPAAIADLPDFVAWVPECSTGSVIHENLGGAGTVATLRATQEVAR; encoded by the coding sequence ATGAGCGACGCACCCAACATGATCGACGTCACCATCGACGACGTTCAGCTTTCTGTTCCCCAGGGCACGCTCGTGATCCGCGCGGCCGAGCAGGCCGGCATCCGGATCCCGCGTTTCTGCGACCACCCGCTGCTGGCCCCGGTGGCCGCATGCCGCCAGTGCCTCGTAGAGGTCGGCATGCCCGACCGCAATACGGGCGAGCTGCGCTTCATGCCCAAGCCGCAGCCGTCGTGTGCGCAGACCGTCACCCCGGGAATGGTCGTCAAGACCCAGCACACCTCCGAGGTGGTCGACCGCGCGCAGCGCGGCGTCATGGAGTTCCTGCTCATCAACCACCCGCTGGACTGCCCGGTCTGTGACAAGGGCGGCGAGTGCCCCCTGCAGAACCAGGCGCTCACGGAGGGCCGCGGTAAGTCCCGTTTCACGGACGCCAAGCGCACCTTCAAGAAGCCGCTGCGCCTGACCTCCCAGATCCTGCTGGATCGCGAGCGCTGCATCCTGTGCCAGCGCTGCGTGCGCTTCGGCAAGGAGATCTCGGGTGACGTGTTCATGGACCTGCAGGGTCGCGGCGGCGGCACCGCCCCCACGGAGCACCACTACTTCATGGGCGAGCAGGTCGGCGGCTTCGACTCGACCACGCTCGACTTCTTCGATCCCAAGGCCAAGGAGGCGTCGACCTCGTCCCTGTCGTCCCCGTACGGCACCGACGCGATCGTCGGATCAATCAACGAGGGTGAGCTCTCCGTCGCCGAGCGCGACGTGTCCGGGCGAGCCTTCGCGTCCTACTTCTCGGGCAACATCATCCAGATCTGCCCGGTCGGTGCCCTGACCGCCGCGTCCTACCGCTTCCGCGCGCGTCCCTTCGACCTCGTGTCGACGGCTTCCGTGACCGAGCACGACGCGTCGGGCAGCGCGATCCGTCAGGACGTTCGCCGCGGTGAGGTCGTGCGCCGCTTGAGCGGCAACGACCCCGAGGTCAACGAAGAGTGGATCACCGACAAGGACCGCTTCGCCTTTGAGTGGGACAAGGTCGATCGCCTGACCTACCCGCTCGTGCGCTCCGACGGCGAACTCGTTCCCACCTCCTGGTCCGACGCGCTCGACCGCGTTCGTGAGGGCCTGGAGAATGCGGGTTCGTCCGTGGGCTTCCTGCCCGGCGGCCACCTCACCTTCGAGGACGCCTGGGCATGGTCGAAGTTCGCGCGCACCATCGTCGGCTCCGACTCGATCGACTTCCGTTCGCGTCGCTGTAGCGAAGAAGAGCGTTCCTTCCTGGCGTCCCACGTGGCCGGCTCCGGCCTCGAGACCACGTACGCGGATCTGGAGAGCGCGGGTCAGGTGCTGCTGGTCGCCCTCGAGCCCGAGGACGAATGCGGTGCCATGTTCCTGCGCCTGCGCAAGGCCACCCGAAAGTCGGGCCTGAAGGTCGCCACCGTCGCGCCTTTCACCTCGGCCGGCTCGCGCAAGATGAAGGCGCAGCTCCTGCACGCGGCCCCCGGCGCCGAGCCGGGCGTCGTCGACGCGATCGCCGCCGGCGGTGCCTACGCCGACCTGGCCGAGGCCCTTTCCGGTGGCATCATCCTCGTGGGCGAGCGTGCCGCGCAGACCCCCGGCCTGCTGTCAGCCGTCGTCGCGCTGTCCGAGCGCACGGGCGCCCGCCTCGCGTGGGTGCCGCGCCGCGCCGGTGACCGTGCCGCCATCGAGGCAGGCCTCCTCCCAGGCCTGGCTCCCTTCGGACGCGGAATCGACGAGGCCGGGGCTCAGTCCCTCGGTTGGGGCGAGCTTCCCGCTCGCGGCCTCGACGCCGAGCAGATGATCGAGGCTGCCGCCTCCGGTGAGCTCCAGGCTCTGGTCGTCGGCGGCGTGGACGTTCGCGACTTCGACGACCCCGCCGGCGTGCGTGAGGCCCTTGACAAGGTTCCCTTCCTCGTGTCGCTCGAGGTTCGTGCCTCGGAGATCACCGATCGCGCGGACGTCGTCCTGCCGGTGGCTCCCGCGGTCGAGAAGAACGGCACCTACATCAACTGGGAAGGCCGTCTGCGTCCCTTCGGCCAGGCCCGCTCGGCCACGTCCCTCACGGATCGCGACGTGTTCGTGCGTCTGACCGAGGAGTTCGACCTCGACCTGGGTATCACCGCCCTGTCCGATCTCTACGAGGAAGTCAACCCCCTCATGGAGTGGGACGGCGCGACGCCGCAGTTCGCACCGGTCTCGGCGCAGGCTCCCGTCGTTGCGGGCGAGGGCGAGGTCATCCTGGCCTCTCACAAGCCGATGATCGACGCCGGTCGTCTTCAGGATGGTGCCCCGTGGCTGGCCGGTTCGGCCCGCCGCCCCGTCCTCCTGGCCTCCGCCGCCACGCTGGCCTCCGCGGGCATCGCCCCGGGTGCCGACGCGACGCTTGAGACCGAGCGTGGCACGATCACCCTCCCGGCCGCCATTGCGGACCTGCCCGACTTCGTCGCGTGGGTGCCCGAGTGCTCGACCGGCTCCGTTATTCACGAAAATCTCGGCGGTGCCGGCACCGTCGCGACCCTGCGCGCCACGCAGGAGGTGGCACGATGA
- the nuoE gene encoding NADH-quinone oxidoreductase subunit NuoE has translation MSYTPDTLARLQADAAQIIARYPDGHSRSALLPMLHLIQSVDGYVSPDGIDFISSTLDLPRAEISAVATFYTQYKRHPTGEYLVGVCTNALCAVMGGDEIWEKVSGKVGVGSDETSEDGKITLERIECNAACDYAPVVMVNWEFFDNQTPSSALAMIDDIQAGRDIHPTRGPIVAPTFKENERVLAGFLDGHENEGPSAGRATLLGREIAAANGWTEPVAARVTDEATDTKGEEAK, from the coding sequence CGCGCAGATCATCGCCCGCTACCCGGACGGTCACTCGCGCTCCGCGCTGCTGCCGATGCTGCACCTGATCCAGTCCGTCGACGGCTACGTCAGCCCGGACGGCATCGACTTCATCTCATCGACGCTCGACCTGCCCCGCGCAGAGATCAGCGCCGTGGCGACCTTCTACACGCAGTACAAGCGTCACCCCACCGGCGAGTACCTGGTGGGCGTGTGCACGAACGCGCTGTGCGCCGTCATGGGCGGCGACGAGATCTGGGAGAAGGTCTCCGGCAAGGTCGGCGTCGGCAGCGACGAGACCAGCGAAGACGGCAAGATCACGCTCGAGCGCATCGAGTGCAACGCGGCGTGCGACTACGCACCCGTTGTCATGGTCAACTGGGAATTCTTCGACAACCAGACTCCCTCGTCGGCGCTGGCGATGATCGACGACATCCAGGCCGGCCGCGACATCCACCCGACGCGCGGTCCCATCGTGGCCCCCACGTTCAAGGAAAACGAGCGCGTCCTGGCCGGCTTCCTGGACGGCCACGAGAACGAAGGCCCCTCCGCGGGCCGCGCCACCCTGCTGGGCCGCGAAATCGCCGCGGCGAACGGCTGGACCGAGCCGGTCGCCGCCCGCGTCACCGACGAGGCCACTGATACGAAGGGAGAAGAGGCGAAGTGA